DNA sequence from the Methylomonas albis genome:
AATTGGCCAAGGAAACGATTGAATTGGTCAATAACATCAACGAATACGCTTTCCATCTCTATCGCTTGACGGTCAATGAACAACGCATGACCGAGGCTTGTAAACGCTTCGAGAAAGTTGGGCAGTTGGCTGTCGGCGCGCGATACGCCGATTCCTTGACTGCTTCATTGCAAGAAGTCAGGCTCAGAACACAGCTTTGTCATCGAGAGTTTATACACCAAGTGTCGGAACTATTGATTAAATTAGCGGATGTGATGCATCCGGCCAGGGCTGCGCGGGTGATTGCCGCCAATTCCCGGATCGAGGCCTCGCAAGCGGGCGAGTATCTGCAAAGTCTGCAGGCTGTAGCGGAAAGTGTCGATAATGCCGCGCAAATAATCAACGACAAAGTACATAAGTGTCGGAGTGCATTGACGATTATTAATGTCGCCGAATAGCGCGCCCATCAAACCCCGTATGGCCAAGAGGTATAGTTAGCATGAAAATGACCAAAATTTATGAGGGCGCCTACCAATGGATAATGTTGGGCCGCGACGTGCATAAGCCCGACAAAATTATCGATACCAACCAATATTTGGTGAGGACCGCTAATCGCTGCTTATTGATCGATCCCGGTGGCATAGAACTGTTTGCACCGATGCTGGCGGCAGTCTTGCATCATGCGCCGGTAGAGGAAATTACCGATTTGTTTGCATCGCATCAAGACCCGGACATTATTTCGTCCTTGGGTTTATGGGATCAAGCGCTGCCCAATGCCAAGCTGCATGCGTCGGCTTTATGGGAAGGTTTTTTAAGGCACTTCGGCTGCGAAACTATCGAATACGTGCCGATACCCGATCATGGTGGGGTTATCAATCTCGGTACTACCGAACTGCAGGTGGTGCCCGCGCATTATCTGCATTCCTCCGCCAATTTTCATATTTACGATCCGCACGCCAAAATCCTGATGTCCGGCGACGTCGGTGCAGCGTTGGAAGGGCCCGGTACGCCGGTCTTTGTGGATAACTTTGATACGCATATCGAGAAAATGCGGTATTTCCATCAACGTTGGATGCCCTCCAATCAAGCCAAGCGGGCCTGGATTGATCGGGTGAGAAAGCTGGATATCGACATTTTGGCTCCGCAACATGGCCGGATGTTCAAAGGCGATGATGTGAAGCGTTTCCTGGATTGGTTCGAGGCCTTGCAAGTGGGGATTGCCGTATAAAACAAGCATTTGCCGAAAATTGAGTTTATAATCCCGCCATTACGAGCCCCCGTCGCGAGATGGGGGTTTTTTGTTAGTGAGAGTAGTTGAGGTATCTCATCAAGCATGGCGCAAAAACTTTATATACAGACTAACGGCTGTCAAATGAACGAGTACGATTCCGATAAAATGCGGGACGTATTGATTGCATCGCACGGCATGGAATTGACCGATATTCCGGAGCAAGCCGATGTGTTGTTGCTAAACACTTGTTCGATCCGCGAAAAAGCCCAGGAAAAAGTGTTTTCCGCCATCGGGCGCTGGAAAAAAATCAAAGACAAACGCCCCGGTGTGATTATCGGCGTCGGTGGCTGTGTGGCCAGCCAAGAAGGGGCCGCGCTGCAAAAACGTGCGCCTTATGTCGATATCGTCTTTGGCCCACAAACCTTGCACCGCTTGCCTGAGTTGTTGAACCAAGCGCGTAGCGGCGGTAAACATGTCGTAGACATTTCTTTTCCGGAAATCGAAAAATTCGATAATTTACCGGAACCGCGTGCGGAAGGTCCTAAAGCCTACGTGTCCGTGATGGAAGGTTGCAGTAAATATTGCACCTATTGTGTGGTGCCTTACACACGCGGTGAAGAAGTCAGCCGACCGCTCAAGGCTGTGATCGCTGAGATTGAGACACTGGCCAAGCAAGGTGTGCGTGAGATCAATCTACTCGGCCAAAACGTTAATGCTTATCGTGGGGCGATGGAAGACGGTGATGTTGCCAGCTTTGCGCTGCTTTTACATTTCGTCGCCGCCGTGGAGGGTATAGACCGTATTCGCTTTACCACCTCGCATCCTTTGGAGTTTACCGATGATATTGTCGAAGCCTTTGCCGAGATTCCGCAGCTGGTCAATCATTTGCATTTGCCTGTGCAAAGCGGCAGCAACCGAATTCTAGCCGAGATGAAGCGTGGTCATACGCGCGAAGATTATTTGGAAATCATGCGCAAGATGAAGGCTGTACGGCCCGGTATTAGTCTATCTTCTGATTTTATCGTCGGCTTTCCCGGAGAGACCGAGCAAGATTTTGAAGATACCATGGCGTTGATTGAGGAAATCGGTTACGACCTTTCCTACAGTTTTATTTTTAGTGCTCGGCCGGGTACGCCGGCGGCTACTTTTGCCGATGACGTCAGTATGGCTGTTAAGGAACAGCGCCTGAAGCGCCTGAAAGATCGACTGAATGAGATGTTCATGGCTATTTCCGAAGCGATGATTGGTACCGTGCAAAGTGTACTGGTAGAGGGTATCTCTAAGAAAAACCCTCTGTATCTCACCGGTCGTACCGAAAATAACCGCGCCGTCAACTTTGCCGGACACCCGCGCTTGATCGGGCAATTCGTCGATGTGTACATTGCAGAAGCCTTGCCCAATTCAATACGAGGTCGTCTGGTAGAATCATCCATCGAAAAAATTACGCAGACCGCCTAGTGTTGACCGCCAGCCATTTTTCTCAAGAAATCACTCTGTTACCCGCCGACGCGCAACGCTTGTCTAATTTTTGTGGGCAGTTAGATGGGCATATCCGCCAGATCGAACAACGCTTACAGGTAGAGATCGCCAGTCGCAGCAATCATTTCAAAGTCACAGGCGTCGATGCAGCAGTGAATGCGGCTTGCGCAGTGATTCAGAAATTGTTCGAAATGACGGAACGGGAAGAAATTACCCCGGAACAGGTGCATCTGAGCTTACAGGATGCCAGTATCGATCAGTTACTACAGGCAGTACCGGCGGTTAAATTGGAACCGGTGGCAATCAAGACCAAGCGCGGCGTGATTAAGGGGCGAGGCTTTAATCAACAAGATTATTTGCGCAAAATCGTCTCGCATGACATCAATTTCGGCGTCGGCCCTGCCGGTACAGGCAAAACCTATCTGGCGGTGGCGTGCGCAGTTGACGCGCTGCAAAACGAGACGGTACGGCGGATAATCCTGGTGCGGCCCGCAGTGGAAGCCGGCGAAAAATTGGGTTTCCTGCCGGGCGATATGGCGCAAAAAGTCGATCCTTATTTGCGACCGTTGTACGATGCGCTATACGACATGTTGGGCTTCGAACGCGTCGAAAAATTGCTGGAAAAAAATGTCATCGAAGTGGCGCCCTTAGCCTTTATGCGCGGTAGGACCTTGAATGATTCCTTCATTATTCTGGATGAAGCGCAAAACACGACGGTGGAACAGATCAAGATGTTTCTGACCCGGATCGGTTTCGGCTCCACCGCCGTCATTACCGGCGACGTCACCCAAATCGATTTACCCAACGAAAAAATGTCCGGCTTGAAGCATGTATTGAAAGTGCTGACGGATGTGGAAGGTATCAGTTTCACCTTTTTTGGCGTGCGCGATGTAGTCAGACATCCTTTGGTGCAGCGAATAGTCGCCGCCTACGAGCAATACGAAAAAGAGCACGCGCCCTCGGCTTAGCTTATGAATTATATCGATATGCAAATTGCTACTTCGGCGCCTCATCCCGAACTTGAGCAGTTTCAGCAATGGGTAGACGCCGCATTGGCTGTTTTTGAGGATGGCGCTGATTGTGAGTTGGTGATTCGATTGGTCGATGATGTCGAAAGCGCTGAGCTAAACCAACAGTATCGCCACAAGAGTGGGCCAACCAATATTCTTAGCTTTCCATTTGAAGCGCCGGATGGCATAGAAATGGACTTGCTGGGCGATTTGGTGATTTGCGCGCCGTTGATTGGATTGGAAGCTGTTCAGCAAAACAAATTGCCCGAACAGCATTGGGCGCATATCACTATACACGGCGTATTGCATTTGCTAGGGTATGACCATATAGAGGATCAGGATGCCGAACAAATGGAAGCATTAGAGATCGAAATTTTGAGCAAATTAGGTGTAGCTAACCCTTATATGGAGGATGGAAAGCAATGAGCGATGGTAACCCCCGAGTAGTCAACCCCATAAGAGCTTGATCGATCGCATCGGTCATTTTCTGAGTGGGGAGCCGCAAGATCAGGAAGACTTGCTGGAGATATTGAGAGAATCGCAAGAAAAACATCTTTTAGATTCCGATGCGCTTGCCATGATGGAAGGCGTGATGCACGTAGCGGAAATGCGGGTCAGAGACATCATGATTCCGCGTTCGCAAATGGTGGTCGTTCCCAGGGAGTCGGAACTGGAAACTATCTTTCCTTTAGTGGTCGAATTTGCCCATTCCCGTTTTCCGGTCATCGAAGAAGACCGCAGCAAAGTTGTCGGCGTGTTACTCGCCAAAGACTTACTCGCCCACGCTTTACGGGATAAAACCCTGAAAGTTGAAGATGTCATGCGTCCGGTCAACGTGGTGCCGGAAAGCAAACGTTTAAACGTGTTACTAAAAGAATTTCGCACCGAGCGCAACCACATGGCCATCGTCGTTGACGAATATGGCAATGCCGCCGGCTTGGTGACGATTGAAGACGTGCTGGAGCAAATCGTCGGTAAGATCGAAGACGAGCATGATGACGATGAAGTACAAGAATTTATTTCGCAGCGTAGCGAAAAAGAATTTATAGTCAGTGCACTGACGCCCATCGAAGAATTCAATGACTATTTTTCCGCTACATTGGAAGACGACGAATACGATACCCTGGGGGGGTTGGTCGTACAGCGGCTTGAACATTTTCCTAAG
Encoded proteins:
- a CDS encoding chemotaxis protein — protein: MQVNQSKSQFVAVASIAAELSAVMEVAKEISLAAANAKAIAFRAGEKAKGFQPITDFINELAKETIELVNNINEYAFHLYRLTVNEQRMTEACKRFEKVGQLAVGARYADSLTASLQEVRLRTQLCHREFIHQVSELLIKLADVMHPARAARVIAANSRIEASQAGEYLQSLQAVAESVDNAAQIINDKVHKCRSALTIINVAE
- a CDS encoding oxygen-binding di-iron domain-containing protein translates to MKMTKIYEGAYQWIMLGRDVHKPDKIIDTNQYLVRTANRCLLIDPGGIELFAPMLAAVLHHAPVEEITDLFASHQDPDIISSLGLWDQALPNAKLHASALWEGFLRHFGCETIEYVPIPDHGGVINLGTTELQVVPAHYLHSSANFHIYDPHAKILMSGDVGAALEGPGTPVFVDNFDTHIEKMRYFHQRWMPSNQAKRAWIDRVRKLDIDILAPQHGRMFKGDDVKRFLDWFEALQVGIAV
- the miaB gene encoding tRNA (N6-isopentenyl adenosine(37)-C2)-methylthiotransferase MiaB, producing MAQKLYIQTNGCQMNEYDSDKMRDVLIASHGMELTDIPEQADVLLLNTCSIREKAQEKVFSAIGRWKKIKDKRPGVIIGVGGCVASQEGAALQKRAPYVDIVFGPQTLHRLPELLNQARSGGKHVVDISFPEIEKFDNLPEPRAEGPKAYVSVMEGCSKYCTYCVVPYTRGEEVSRPLKAVIAEIETLAKQGVREINLLGQNVNAYRGAMEDGDVASFALLLHFVAAVEGIDRIRFTTSHPLEFTDDIVEAFAEIPQLVNHLHLPVQSGSNRILAEMKRGHTREDYLEIMRKMKAVRPGISLSSDFIVGFPGETEQDFEDTMALIEEIGYDLSYSFIFSARPGTPAATFADDVSMAVKEQRLKRLKDRLNEMFMAISEAMIGTVQSVLVEGISKKNPLYLTGRTENNRAVNFAGHPRLIGQFVDVYIAEALPNSIRGRLVESSIEKITQTA
- a CDS encoding PhoH family protein, producing the protein MLTASHFSQEITLLPADAQRLSNFCGQLDGHIRQIEQRLQVEIASRSNHFKVTGVDAAVNAACAVIQKLFEMTEREEITPEQVHLSLQDASIDQLLQAVPAVKLEPVAIKTKRGVIKGRGFNQQDYLRKIVSHDINFGVGPAGTGKTYLAVACAVDALQNETVRRIILVRPAVEAGEKLGFLPGDMAQKVDPYLRPLYDALYDMLGFERVEKLLEKNVIEVAPLAFMRGRTLNDSFIILDEAQNTTVEQIKMFLTRIGFGSTAVITGDVTQIDLPNEKMSGLKHVLKVLTDVEGISFTFFGVRDVVRHPLVQRIVAAYEQYEKEHAPSA
- the ybeY gene encoding rRNA maturation RNase YbeY gives rise to the protein MNYIDMQIATSAPHPELEQFQQWVDAALAVFEDGADCELVIRLVDDVESAELNQQYRHKSGPTNILSFPFEAPDGIEMDLLGDLVICAPLIGLEAVQQNKLPEQHWAHITIHGVLHLLGYDHIEDQDAEQMEALEIEILSKLGVANPYMEDGKQ
- a CDS encoding HlyC/CorC family transporter, which encodes MIDRIGHFLSGEPQDQEDLLEILRESQEKHLLDSDALAMMEGVMHVAEMRVRDIMIPRSQMVVVPRESELETIFPLVVEFAHSRFPVIEEDRSKVVGVLLAKDLLAHALRDKTLKVEDVMRPVNVVPESKRLNVLLKEFRTERNHMAIVVDEYGNAAGLVTIEDVLEQIVGKIEDEHDDDEVQEFISQRSEKEFIVSALTPIEEFNDYFSATLEDDEYDTLGGLVVQRLEHFPKKGEKVELDEFCFEVLRADNRRVHLLKLKIK